A section of the Etheostoma cragini isolate CJK2018 chromosome 12, CSU_Ecrag_1.0, whole genome shotgun sequence genome encodes:
- the dcaf8 gene encoding DDB1- and CUL4-associated factor 8 — translation MAEADDKSTALNGGSEDKEPGEHEHKEADASGSKEGKTQSSCQEAPKETGEASRDKPTPDVEGEMGPNREEEEEEDTDSMDGSGLYSLTEDGERESDVGRRERAKDKDGGKRAARKRNRPGGGTNNSTSSDEDDDDEDEEEEEQKDDEDDDEAMEAWLGAELRDLHGPIWRAIPSLRSREIGRNAHQFVRRVCGARGLVQRLELQGRLERHTGCVNTLHFNPSGTRLASGSDDLRVVIWDWAVRRAELEFDSGHKSNVFQAKFLPHSGDSTLAMCARDGQIRVAELSATQRCKNTKRVAQHKGAAHKLALEPDSPCSFLSAGEDAVVFGIDLRLDRPANKLVVVKEGDKKVGLYTIFVNPAKTQHFAVGGRDQYVRIYDQRKINENDNNGVLKKFCPSHLVSSESKTNITCLVYSHDGTELLASYNDEDIYLFDSNHSDGADYRRRYKGHRNNATVKGVNFYGPCSEFVVSGSDCGHIYLWDKNSARIVQFMEGDRGGVVNCLEPHPHLPGIATSGLDHDIKLWAPTAESPTGLKGLKEVMKKNKRERDEDSVRHGDQYDTQLLWFLMRHMRNRRPPRARREGADADTDESWSSPDSSDEEEGGPDHVQCMSS, via the exons ATGGCTGAGGCTGACGACAAATCCACTGCTCTTAATG GTGGCTCTGAAGATAAAGAACCAGGAGAACATGAACACAAGGAAGCAGATGCCTCCGGAAGCAAAGAGGGAAAAACCCAGTCTTCTTGTCAAGAGG CTCCCAAAGAAACAGGAGAGGCATCTAGAGACAAGCCTACGCCAGATGTGGAAGGTGAGATGGGGccaaacagagaggaagaggaggaagaagacacAGACAGCATGGATGGCAGCGGTCTCTACTCCCTTACTGAGgatggtgagagagagagcgatgtAGGCAGACGGGAGAGAGCAAAGGATAAAGATGGCGGGAAAAGGGCAGCCAGAAAGAGGAATAGACCTGGCGGCGGCACCAATAACTCCACCAGCtcagatgaggatgatgatgatgaggacgaagaagaagaagaacagaaagATGATGAAGACGATGATGAGGCTATGGAGGCGTGGCTCGGAGCAGAGCTCCGTGACCTGCATGGCCCTATATGGCGGGCAATTCCCTCACTGCGCTCCAGGGAGATCGGCAGGAACGCACACCAGTTTGTAAGGCGTGTGTGTGGAGCCCGTGGTCTTGTGCAGAGGCTTGAGCTCCAGGGCCGACTGGAGAGGCACACGGGCTGTGTCAACACATTGCACTTCAACCCCTCGGGCACACGCCTGGCTTCAGGCAGCGATGACCTGCGAGTGGTGATCTGGGACTGGGCTGTGCGCCGTGCTGAGTTGGAGTTTGACAGTGGCCACAAGAGCAATGTCTTTCAG GCAAAGTTCCTGCCTCACAGTGGAGACTCCACCTTGGCCATGTGTGCTCGAGATGGTCAGATCAGAGTGGCTGAGCTCTCTGCCACACAGCGCTGCAAGAACACCAAGCGGGTAGCACAGCATAAAGGGGCAGCACACAAG CTGGCCCTAGAGCCAGATTCCCCCTGCTCTTTTCTGTCTGCTGGAGAGGATGCTGTAGTGTTTGGTATTGACCTGCGTCTAGACCGTCCCGCCAA TAAACTGGTGGTTGTAAAGGAGGGTGATAAAAAAGTGGGGTTGTACACCATCTTTGTCAACCCAGCAAAGACACAACACTTTGCTGTGGGCGGAAGAGATCAGTATGTGAG GATCTATGACCAGAGGAAGATTAATGAGAATGATAACAATGGTGTCTTGAAAAAGTTTTGTCCTTCACATCTGGTATCCAGTGAGTCCAAAACCAACATAACCTGCCTTGTGTATAGTCATGATGGCACAG AGCTCCTGGCAAGTTACAATGATGAGGACATCTACCTTTTTGACTCCAACCACAGTGATGGGGCTGACTATCGCAGGAGATACAAGGGACACCGCAATAATGCTACAG TGAAGGGGGTGAACTTCTATGGGCCATGCAGTGAGTTTGTGGTCAGTGGCAGTGACTGCGGACACATCTACCTGTGGGACAAGAACTCTGCTCGCATAGTCCAGTTCATGGAGGGAGACAGGGGAGGAGTG GTGAACTGTTTGGAGCCACATCCCCATCTGCCAGGTATTGCCACCAGTGGGCTGGACCACGACATCAAACTATGGGCCCCTACAGCTGAAAGCCCCACTGGACTCAAGGGTCTCAAAGAG GtgatgaagaaaaacaagcgGGAGCGCGATGAGGACAGTGTGCGCCACGGTGACCAGTACGACACCCAGCTGCTGTGGTTCCTGATGAGACACATGAGGAACAGACGTCCACCAAGG GCCCGACGTGAGGGTGCAGACGCAGACACAGATGAGTCCTGGAGCTCTCCAGATTCCTCtgatgaagaggaaggaggTCCAGACCACGTCCAGTGCATGTCCTCCTGA